One Paenarthrobacter aurescens TC1 DNA window includes the following coding sequences:
- a CDS encoding putative inulin fructotransferase (DFA-III-forming): protein MSNSNYYNVTTWPIGDPFTDVGEVINSIIADIKDRQTATDENDGGKPGAVIYLPPGDYRLRTQVVIDVSFLRIEGSGHGFTSSSIRFNVPEAEWPDLHELWPGGSRVMVDIPLRDDLLRDDESQGAAFYVERSGSPRISSVEFSNFCIDGLHFTLDGSELPAENSYVNGKTGIYVASANDSFRVNGMGFVYLENALTICKADALSVHDNFIAECGSCIELRGWGQASKITDNLIGAGFKGHSIYAQNHGGLLITANNIFPRGASSIHFEGVTRSSVSNNRLHSFYPGMVVLAESSSENLVSTNHFLRDHEPWTPFLGVDNGRDDLYGILRISGSNNSVIGNHFSEVVDAQSIRPSGATPVIIRLAEGAGNFVSNNHVVAMDVRSASSDSCFSAQVDALLTTGASDGLAVTAVLVDSTSARNTILDSGNDAQVIADRGANAVRATPTVGFEAAEATQSSQGAGIPR from the coding sequence ATGTCCAACAGCAATTATTACAACGTCACCACCTGGCCCATCGGCGATCCGTTCACGGACGTTGGTGAAGTCATCAACAGCATCATCGCGGACATCAAGGACCGGCAAACGGCCACGGATGAGAACGACGGCGGCAAGCCGGGAGCGGTGATTTATCTTCCGCCCGGCGATTATCGCCTCCGGACACAGGTAGTCATCGACGTCAGCTTCCTCAGGATTGAGGGCTCAGGTCACGGCTTCACGTCCTCGAGCATCCGCTTCAACGTTCCCGAGGCCGAATGGCCCGATCTCCATGAGTTGTGGCCTGGCGGGAGCCGCGTCATGGTCGACATTCCGCTCCGCGACGACTTACTCAGGGACGACGAATCCCAGGGTGCCGCTTTCTACGTTGAACGAAGCGGAAGCCCAAGGATCAGTTCCGTTGAGTTCTCCAACTTCTGCATCGACGGCTTGCACTTCACCCTGGACGGGTCCGAACTGCCTGCGGAGAACAGTTACGTCAACGGCAAGACAGGCATTTATGTGGCGAGCGCCAATGACTCATTCCGGGTCAATGGAATGGGTTTCGTCTACCTTGAGAACGCGCTCACCATCTGCAAGGCAGACGCCCTGTCCGTCCACGACAACTTCATTGCTGAATGCGGAAGCTGCATAGAACTCCGCGGTTGGGGCCAGGCCTCAAAGATCACGGACAACTTGATAGGGGCCGGCTTCAAAGGGCACTCGATCTACGCCCAGAACCATGGCGGTCTCCTGATCACCGCGAACAACATCTTCCCCCGCGGCGCCAGCAGCATCCACTTCGAAGGCGTCACTCGTTCAAGCGTCTCCAACAACCGCCTGCACTCGTTTTACCCCGGAATGGTGGTTCTTGCGGAGAGCAGCTCAGAGAACCTTGTGTCCACCAACCATTTCCTTCGTGACCACGAGCCGTGGACGCCGTTCCTGGGAGTCGACAACGGGCGCGATGACCTTTACGGGATCCTCCGCATCAGTGGCAGCAATAACTCAGTGATCGGCAACCACTTCTCCGAGGTTGTGGACGCACAAAGCATCCGGCCGTCAGGGGCCACGCCGGTGATCATTCGCTTGGCGGAGGGGGCGGGCAACTTCGTCTCCAACAACCACGTGGTGGCCATGGATGTTCGCTCTGCGTCCAGTGACTCCTGCTTCTCGGCCCAAGTGGACGCCTTGTTGACCACCGGAGCTTCGGACGGACTCGCAGTAACGGCGGTGCTGGTCGACTCCACCTCGGCACGGAATACCATCCTTGACTCCGGGAATGACGCCCAGGTCATCGCGGACAGGGGTGCCAATGCTGTGAGGGCCACGCCCACCGTGGGCTTTGAGGCAGCAGAGGCCACCCAAAGCAGCCAGGGCGCGGGTATTCCTCGATAG
- a CDS encoding ABC-type sugar transport system, permease component (identified by match to protein family HMM PF00528) — MNGPRKRRGVNREGLEAGRRSTRIILWILLAVAMVLYGFPFLYLLFTSFKTPIDTIAVPPTILPTEWTLENYANALGRSGVLASFINSIQTAVISTLLSLVLAIPAAYGITRYKTPSGRVFIMAALVTRMVPPVAIGIPLASMMSSVGLADTPIALSIAHTTISLPLSIWLMSSFFEAVPRDLEEAATVDGCSRLGALWRVVIPVVSGGIAVTAIFAFLASWNEFLFALLMTAIRSQTTPVVIANFQTQFGLDWGSMTALAAVYSIPVILLTLLLQRKIVAGMTLGAVKG; from the coding sequence TTGAACGGCCCGCGCAAGCGCCGCGGAGTCAACCGCGAGGGCCTGGAAGCAGGGCGCCGAAGCACCCGGATCATTCTGTGGATCCTGCTGGCCGTGGCCATGGTGCTGTATGGCTTCCCGTTCCTGTACCTGCTGTTTACGTCCTTCAAGACGCCGATCGACACCATCGCCGTCCCGCCCACCATCCTCCCCACGGAATGGACGCTGGAGAACTACGCCAACGCGTTGGGCCGGAGTGGGGTTTTGGCCTCGTTCATCAACAGCATTCAGACCGCCGTCATCAGCACCCTGCTGTCATTGGTGCTCGCTATCCCGGCCGCCTACGGCATCACGCGCTATAAGACTCCCAGCGGCCGCGTGTTCATCATGGCGGCACTGGTAACACGGATGGTCCCGCCGGTAGCAATCGGTATTCCGCTGGCATCCATGATGTCCTCCGTAGGCCTGGCAGACACACCCATCGCCCTGTCCATCGCCCACACCACCATCTCCCTGCCGTTGTCCATCTGGCTGATGTCCAGCTTCTTCGAGGCGGTCCCCCGCGACTTGGAGGAAGCGGCAACGGTGGATGGTTGCAGCAGACTGGGTGCGCTCTGGCGGGTAGTCATCCCGGTGGTCTCCGGTGGCATCGCCGTCACCGCGATCTTCGCTTTCCTGGCGTCCTGGAACGAATTCCTGTTCGCGCTCCTCATGACCGCAATCCGCTCGCAAACAACGCCCGTGGTCATCGCGAACTTCCAAACCCAGTTCGGACTGGACTGGGGCTCCATGACCGCACTCGCGGCCGTCTACTCCATTCCCGTTATCCTCCTGACACTGCTGCTGCAGCGCAAGATCGTTGCCGGCATGACGCTCGGCGCGGTTAAGGGCTAA
- a CDS encoding putative ABC-type sugar transport system, permease component (identified by match to protein family HMM PF00528): MRISDRRFALYLMTPAALFLGVFVAYPLFRLIADSFYKISPIAGGPRDFVGFQNYVTAFASEAFMGAGWRTLAYTVVVVTLEFALGLGMALLFTTLGRKSQIWRTVFLYPLMIAPIVAGLLWKFLMIDNFGLIGTLLHQAGILSNPNQIGWLSDPNIVLFSVAVPDIWLTTSFMCLVLFAGLQNIPGDLIEAARLDGARAPALLFQIILPLLRPVIAVALVVRGIDAARAFDTILIQTNGGPQSASETMSLLIYRTMIRFGDPGLASAMGTIYLLAMLAVAFFAVATIWRPGKDN; encoded by the coding sequence GTGCGCATCTCCGATCGCCGCTTCGCCCTATACCTGATGACCCCGGCGGCTTTGTTCCTAGGCGTCTTCGTGGCTTACCCACTGTTCCGCCTTATCGCCGACAGCTTCTACAAAATCTCCCCCATTGCCGGCGGCCCCCGGGACTTCGTCGGATTCCAGAACTACGTCACGGCCTTCGCCTCCGAAGCCTTCATGGGCGCAGGATGGCGGACCCTGGCTTACACCGTGGTGGTCGTAACCCTCGAGTTCGCCCTCGGCCTGGGAATGGCGCTCCTGTTCACCACCCTCGGACGCAAATCCCAAATCTGGCGAACCGTCTTCCTGTACCCCCTGATGATCGCGCCGATCGTTGCAGGTTTGCTGTGGAAGTTCCTCATGATCGATAACTTCGGCCTCATAGGAACCCTCCTGCATCAAGCGGGTATTCTTTCCAATCCGAACCAGATCGGCTGGTTGTCAGATCCGAACATCGTGCTGTTCTCAGTGGCCGTTCCAGACATCTGGCTCACCACCTCCTTCATGTGCCTCGTCTTGTTCGCCGGACTGCAGAACATCCCCGGTGATCTGATTGAAGCTGCACGCCTGGACGGCGCCAGGGCCCCTGCCCTCCTGTTCCAGATCATTCTTCCGCTCCTCCGCCCGGTGATCGCAGTGGCGTTGGTAGTTCGCGGGATCGACGCCGCACGCGCCTTCGACACCATCCTGATCCAAACCAACGGCGGCCCCCAGTCCGCATCCGAAACCATGAGCCTGCTGATCTACCGCACCATGATCCGCTTCGGCGATCCCGGCCTGGCCAGCGCCATGGGCACCATCTACCTGCTGGCGATGCTCGCCGTCGCATTCTTCGCGGTGGCCACCATCTGGCGGCCAGGAAAGGACAACTGA
- a CDS encoding putative extracellular sugar-binding protein (identified by match to protein family HMM PF01547), whose product MSTRKTISRLVTLGGICTAVALAATGCGAGGPAPTSGSAAGTVNVLVEAGGHAELTGVAEQCKKDTGIDVNFVELPYDGMFNRLSSEFSSGNVSFDVAALDSVWLPSFKDAVQPIDEIFTDEAKKDIFPALVKEANVDGHFIGLPAWTNAEIILYRKDLFEDAKNKADFQAKYGYELAAPTTWKQYQDISEFFTKDGMYGTDVKGAVETEWLAHVLQAGSPMVLDGDNVVIDNAAHKEALDFYVSLTKSAPPGAAQVDWAAAQNLFNQGKTAMTRFWAHAYRQIPKDSPVAGKVGTAAMIGGSAGVAGVPGPWYLSVPKATKNADSAKKFIKCAYDHNSLGIESSLGLASRISAFEKYQDQPGYESFKPLIETLNGKATATRPATAKWQQIVDTVLVPLLQKAVAGGDSATLLADAKKQIQDLLK is encoded by the coding sequence ATGTCCACTCGAAAAACCATCTCCAGGCTCGTCACCCTTGGCGGCATCTGCACCGCCGTCGCACTCGCAGCTACCGGATGCGGCGCAGGGGGCCCGGCACCGACGTCGGGCAGCGCCGCCGGCACCGTCAACGTCCTGGTGGAAGCCGGCGGTCACGCCGAACTCACCGGCGTGGCCGAACAATGCAAGAAGGACACCGGGATCGACGTCAACTTCGTCGAGCTGCCGTACGACGGCATGTTCAACCGGCTCTCCAGCGAATTCTCTTCCGGCAACGTTTCCTTCGACGTTGCCGCCCTGGACTCCGTGTGGCTCCCAAGCTTCAAGGATGCGGTCCAACCAATCGACGAAATCTTCACCGATGAGGCCAAGAAGGACATCTTCCCCGCCCTGGTCAAGGAAGCCAACGTGGATGGTCACTTCATCGGCCTGCCTGCGTGGACCAACGCCGAGATCATCCTCTACCGCAAGGACCTCTTCGAAGACGCCAAAAACAAGGCCGACTTCCAGGCGAAGTACGGCTATGAACTCGCTGCGCCCACCACGTGGAAGCAGTACCAGGACATCTCGGAGTTCTTCACCAAGGACGGCATGTACGGCACCGACGTCAAGGGAGCCGTGGAAACCGAATGGCTGGCCCACGTCCTGCAAGCGGGCTCCCCCATGGTCCTCGACGGCGACAACGTGGTGATCGACAACGCAGCCCACAAGGAAGCACTCGACTTCTACGTCAGCCTCACAAAGTCTGCGCCTCCAGGTGCAGCACAGGTTGACTGGGCTGCAGCCCAGAACCTGTTCAACCAAGGCAAAACCGCCATGACCCGCTTCTGGGCCCACGCTTACCGCCAGATCCCCAAGGATTCACCAGTGGCAGGAAAAGTGGGAACGGCAGCAATGATTGGCGGCAGCGCCGGCGTCGCAGGCGTCCCCGGACCCTGGTACCTGTCCGTACCGAAGGCCACCAAAAACGCAGACTCTGCGAAGAAGTTCATCAAGTGCGCCTACGACCACAACTCTCTGGGTATCGAATCCAGCCTTGGCCTGGCCTCCCGAATCTCCGCGTTCGAGAAGTACCAGGACCAGCCCGGATACGAGAGCTTCAAGCCGCTGATCGAAACCCTCAACGGCAAAGCCACAGCCACCCGCCCGGCAACGGCCAAGTGGCAGCAAATCGTTGACACCGTCCTGGTGCCGCTCCTGCAGAAGGCAGTGGCCGGCGGTGACTCCGCAACCCTCCTGGCCGACGCCAAGAAGCAGATCCAGGACCTCCTCAAGTAA
- a CDS encoding putative universal stress family domain protein (identified by match to protein family HMM PF00582), with protein MTIVVGYVPTPEGEAALTQAIAEAKKSNDTLLVINSSKGDALVDNRYAQEPDIQSIEERLAEHGIQHIIKQPVRGHDAAAEVLDAADDNDASLIVIGLRRRSPVGKLIMGSVSQRILLEADCPVLAVKAD; from the coding sequence ATGACCATCGTGGTGGGATACGTCCCCACACCTGAAGGCGAAGCGGCACTGACGCAAGCCATCGCCGAAGCCAAGAAAAGCAACGACACCCTGCTGGTCATCAACTCGTCCAAGGGCGACGCCTTGGTGGATAACCGATATGCCCAGGAACCGGATATCCAGAGCATCGAGGAGCGCCTCGCCGAGCACGGCATCCAGCACATCATCAAGCAACCCGTCCGCGGTCACGACGCAGCGGCCGAGGTTCTGGACGCCGCCGACGACAATGACGCCAGCCTGATTGTCATCGGCCTTCGCCGCCGCAGCCCGGTGGGCAAGCTCATCATGGGCAGCGTCTCCCAACGGATCCTGCTGGAGGCCGACTGCCCGGTGCTCGCAGTCAAGGCGGACTAA
- a CDS encoding putative integral membrane protein (identified by match to protein family HMM PF01970), producing the protein MDVWSSLMDGFATALTPMNLLFAVIGVLLGTAVGVLPGLGPAMTVALLLPVTAALEPTSAFIMFAGIYYGGMFGGSTTSILLNTPGESSSVVTAIEGNKMAKAGRAAQALATAAIGSFIAGTIGTALLAVFAPIVVQFAVSLGAPSYFAIMILALLAVTAVLGSSRLRGFASLALGLAIGLVGIDSVTGQRRLTFGQPLLVDGLDIVVVAVAIFAVGEALWVAAHLRRTPLHIIPVGRPWMGKKDWARSWKPWLRGTAFGFPFGALPAGGAEIPTFLSYVTEKRLSKHPEEFGKGAIEGVAGPEAANNAAAAGTLTPMLALGLPTNATAAVMLAAFTSYGIQPGPQLFSSQGPLVWALIASLFIGNFLLLLINLPLAPVWAKLLQLPRPYLYAGILFFATLGAYSVNLQAFDLVILLVLGALGFMMRRFGLPVLPLILGVILGPRIEGQLRKTLQLSAGDPAGLFSEPIAIVVYIIVAIILAWPFIYKLIRRNRPAKKPLLPANSGAADYSD; encoded by the coding sequence ATGGACGTCTGGTCCTCCCTGATGGACGGTTTCGCCACCGCCCTGACCCCCATGAACCTTTTATTCGCCGTGATCGGCGTGCTCCTGGGCACCGCCGTCGGCGTTCTTCCCGGACTTGGCCCGGCCATGACTGTGGCTTTGCTGCTTCCGGTGACTGCCGCATTGGAGCCCACCAGCGCGTTCATCATGTTCGCCGGCATCTACTACGGCGGCATGTTCGGCGGTTCCACCACCTCCATCCTGCTCAACACACCAGGCGAATCGTCGTCGGTGGTGACAGCCATTGAAGGCAACAAGATGGCTAAAGCCGGCAGGGCCGCGCAGGCTCTAGCCACCGCGGCCATCGGCTCCTTCATTGCAGGTACCATCGGCACTGCGCTGCTGGCCGTCTTTGCACCCATCGTGGTGCAATTCGCTGTCAGCCTCGGTGCGCCAAGCTACTTCGCCATCATGATTCTGGCCCTCCTTGCGGTGACCGCCGTCCTCGGTTCGTCCAGGCTACGGGGTTTCGCCTCGCTGGCCCTGGGCCTGGCCATCGGACTGGTGGGCATCGACTCCGTGACCGGCCAACGTCGCCTGACCTTCGGCCAGCCCCTGCTGGTGGACGGCCTGGACATTGTGGTGGTTGCCGTTGCGATCTTCGCCGTAGGTGAAGCCCTCTGGGTTGCCGCCCACCTGCGCCGGACTCCCTTGCACATCATTCCCGTGGGCCGTCCGTGGATGGGCAAGAAGGACTGGGCCCGCTCCTGGAAGCCCTGGTTGCGCGGCACAGCATTTGGTTTCCCGTTCGGCGCTTTGCCCGCCGGTGGCGCGGAAATTCCCACCTTCCTCTCCTATGTCACGGAGAAACGTCTCAGCAAGCACCCGGAGGAGTTCGGCAAGGGCGCCATTGAGGGCGTCGCCGGACCTGAAGCAGCCAACAATGCGGCCGCTGCAGGGACGCTGACCCCGATGCTCGCCCTCGGCCTGCCCACCAACGCGACGGCCGCCGTCATGCTCGCGGCCTTCACGTCCTACGGCATCCAGCCCGGTCCGCAGCTGTTCTCCAGCCAGGGGCCCTTGGTGTGGGCGCTGATCGCAAGCCTCTTCATCGGCAACTTCCTGCTCCTGCTCATCAACCTGCCCCTGGCGCCGGTCTGGGCGAAGCTGCTGCAGCTCCCCCGCCCGTACCTCTACGCAGGCATCTTGTTCTTCGCTACTTTGGGTGCCTACTCGGTCAACCTGCAGGCGTTCGACCTGGTGATCCTGCTGGTTCTCGGCGCACTCGGGTTCATGATGCGGCGGTTCGGACTTCCGGTGCTGCCGCTGATCCTCGGCGTCATCCTGGGTCCGCGCATTGAGGGCCAGCTCCGCAAAACGCTGCAGCTAAGCGCCGGCGATCCCGCCGGCCTCTTCAGCGAACCCATCGCGATAGTGGTCTACATCATCGTGGCGATCATCCTGGCATGGCCGTTCATCTACAAGCTCATCCGCCGCAACCGCCCTGCGAAGAAACCCTTGCTCCCCGCCAACTCGGGCGCTGCAGACTACAGCGACTGA
- a CDS encoding putative integral membrane protein: protein MSSLATGLKGRAELGVSLLLGVVGVLVFLDANGLVTPYSQSDPVGPKTVPFIVSGLLIVCAILLAINVLRGGKGEAEGGEDVDLAHPADWKTVLPLAGAFILNILLIDWAGWVISGTVLFWGSVLALGSRRYIRDGLISVALSLLTFYGFYLGLGIALPAGLLEGIL, encoded by the coding sequence GTGAGCTCCTTAGCCACAGGCCTCAAAGGCCGCGCCGAGCTGGGGGTCTCCCTCCTGCTCGGCGTGGTCGGCGTTCTGGTCTTCTTGGACGCGAACGGCCTGGTCACCCCGTACTCGCAGTCGGACCCGGTGGGTCCCAAGACCGTTCCGTTCATTGTTTCCGGACTACTGATTGTCTGCGCCATTCTCCTTGCCATCAACGTCCTCCGTGGCGGCAAGGGCGAAGCCGAAGGCGGCGAAGACGTTGACCTGGCACACCCTGCCGATTGGAAGACCGTCCTCCCGTTGGCCGGAGCTTTCATCCTGAACATCCTGCTCATCGACTGGGCCGGCTGGGTCATTTCCGGAACCGTCCTGTTCTGGGGCAGCGTGCTGGCCCTCGGCAGCCGCCGCTACATCCGTGACGGCCTGATTTCCGTCGCACTCTCCTTGCTGACCTTCTACGGCTTCTACCTCGGCCTGGGCATCGCCCTTCCAGCCGGGCTCCTGGAAGGAATCCTCTAA
- a CDS encoding putative lipoprotein, ATP binding protein (identified by match to protein family HMM PF03401) encodes MRQIRALRVAAVAAGIALMATGCGATGKSTGSDSTGAAAGPITGLQIMVPNTPGGGYDTTARAAAKVLDDEKISTNTEVFNLAGAGGTVGLARIVNEKGNGDLTMLMGLGVVGASYTNKSESKLTETTPLAKLIEEPGAIMVSKDSPYKTIDDLVTAWKANPGSIAVGGGSSPGGPDHLLPMQLAGAVGIDATKVNFVSYDGGGDLLPAILGNKLGFAASGAGEYLQQIKSGEIRVLATSGENRLEGVDAPTLKESNIDLVFTNWRGIVAPPGISDDDKKSLIAALEKMHASAGWKEALKTHSWSDAFVTGDEFQTFLTDQDKRVADVLSKLGLA; translated from the coding sequence ATGCGCCAGATCCGCGCATTGCGAGTCGCCGCCGTCGCTGCCGGCATCGCCCTGATGGCCACCGGCTGCGGTGCCACAGGTAAGTCCACCGGTTCTGACAGCACCGGCGCAGCAGCAGGACCCATCACCGGACTCCAGATCATGGTTCCGAACACTCCGGGTGGCGGCTATGACACCACCGCCCGCGCGGCCGCCAAGGTACTGGACGACGAGAAGATCTCCACCAACACCGAGGTCTTCAACCTTGCTGGTGCCGGCGGGACAGTGGGCCTCGCCCGCATCGTCAATGAAAAGGGCAACGGCGACCTCACTATGCTGATGGGCCTTGGTGTTGTTGGAGCCAGCTACACCAACAAATCCGAGTCGAAGCTGACCGAGACCACTCCCTTGGCAAAGCTCATCGAGGAGCCCGGCGCCATCATGGTCAGCAAGGACTCACCCTACAAGACCATCGATGACCTTGTGACGGCGTGGAAGGCCAACCCGGGTTCCATTGCCGTTGGCGGCGGTTCCTCGCCGGGCGGCCCGGACCACCTCCTGCCGATGCAGTTGGCCGGCGCTGTTGGCATCGACGCTACCAAGGTCAACTTCGTCTCTTACGACGGCGGTGGCGACCTCCTCCCAGCCATCCTCGGCAACAAGCTCGGCTTCGCCGCTTCAGGTGCCGGAGAGTACTTGCAGCAGATCAAGTCCGGTGAGATCCGGGTCTTGGCCACCAGTGGCGAGAACCGTCTGGAAGGCGTGGACGCACCCACGCTGAAGGAATCCAACATTGACCTGGTCTTCACCAACTGGCGCGGCATTGTGGCCCCTCCGGGTATCAGCGACGACGACAAGAAGTCCCTGATTGCAGCACTTGAGAAGATGCACGCCTCCGCAGGCTGGAAGGAAGCGCTCAAGACCCACAGCTGGTCCGATGCCTTCGTCACCGGTGACGAGTTCCAGACGTTCCTGACCGACCAGGACAAGCGGGTGGCAGACGTCCTGAGCAAGCTCGGGTTGGCGTGA
- a CDS encoding putative Two component sensor histidine kinase (identified by match to protein family HMM PF00989; match to protein family HMM PF02518) produces the protein MSLAGQYLVLQLLIVLAVLVAVVAISLAQSAATFERTEGRRALLAAEALGSNPTVRALLPEAEPRVGSALPAVAESVRTVSGSSHVALAKLDGTVVASSDPSLLGQPLPLGESQVMEGRAWTGVLPGSSGAVLSAHVPVLNDSGKVIGVASISRNYPSTIERLGDAVPNLLTYLGVASILGVAGSLLLSRRVKRQTLGMEPREITGLVENREAMLQGLKEGVVALDPHERITVANQSARQLLGLPPDCVGKKLRSLHVDPALKIVLTREQSDADQLVLVGERLVVMNRVALRSHGRDIGSVTTLRDRTELSSLESELGATRTVTDTLRAQAHEFANQLHVISGLIQIGEYDSVVQFVNGATVDRTRLNDDVTSRIEDPALAALLIAKASLATERGVDLKLDPRSALPRVNEELSRDLTTVVGNLVDNAFDAVTGLPGASVQVWVVNSGDDVTVTVRDNGPGVPSGSAEDIFQQGFSTKEPGPGDARGFGLALSRVICRRSGGDLTVVNDDGAVFTARFTKGASQP, from the coding sequence ATGTCCTTGGCAGGGCAGTACCTTGTGCTGCAGTTGCTGATCGTCCTCGCAGTTCTTGTTGCCGTTGTTGCCATTTCTTTGGCTCAATCCGCCGCCACCTTCGAGCGGACTGAAGGACGCCGTGCGCTGCTGGCCGCTGAAGCCTTGGGCAGCAACCCCACCGTCCGCGCATTGTTGCCGGAGGCCGAACCGCGCGTCGGTTCAGCCCTTCCGGCCGTGGCCGAATCCGTGCGCACCGTTTCGGGATCATCACATGTGGCACTCGCCAAACTTGACGGCACCGTGGTGGCATCATCGGATCCCAGCCTGTTGGGCCAACCCCTGCCGCTGGGTGAGAGCCAGGTGATGGAAGGGCGCGCCTGGACAGGTGTGCTGCCAGGAAGCAGCGGTGCCGTGCTGTCCGCCCACGTCCCGGTCCTGAACGATTCCGGAAAAGTCATTGGCGTCGCATCAATCAGCAGGAACTACCCATCCACCATTGAGCGACTCGGCGACGCCGTTCCCAACCTGCTCACCTATCTGGGTGTCGCCAGCATCCTGGGCGTCGCCGGATCCCTCCTGTTGTCCCGCCGCGTCAAACGGCAAACCCTCGGCATGGAACCCCGCGAAATCACGGGCCTCGTGGAGAATCGTGAAGCGATGCTGCAGGGCCTGAAGGAAGGCGTGGTCGCCTTGGATCCCCACGAGCGCATCACGGTGGCCAACCAGAGCGCCCGGCAACTCCTCGGCCTGCCACCGGATTGTGTGGGAAAGAAGTTGCGATCCCTCCACGTGGATCCGGCCCTGAAGATAGTCCTCACCCGCGAACAGTCAGACGCGGATCAATTGGTACTCGTGGGGGAGCGGCTAGTGGTCATGAACCGCGTTGCCCTGCGTTCCCACGGACGCGACATCGGCTCCGTCACCACGCTGAGGGACCGGACCGAACTGTCCTCTCTCGAAAGCGAACTCGGTGCCACCCGCACCGTCACCGATACCCTGAGGGCCCAGGCCCACGAGTTCGCCAACCAACTCCACGTCATCTCCGGCCTCATCCAAATCGGCGAATACGACTCCGTGGTGCAATTCGTCAATGGCGCCACCGTAGACCGGACACGGCTCAACGACGACGTCACCAGCCGCATCGAGGACCCCGCGCTCGCAGCCCTGCTGATCGCCAAAGCCAGCCTGGCAACGGAGCGCGGTGTGGACCTGAAACTGGACCCGAGGTCCGCGCTGCCACGCGTCAACGAGGAACTGTCACGCGACCTCACCACCGTGGTGGGGAACCTGGTAGATAACGCGTTCGACGCCGTCACTGGCCTTCCCGGGGCGTCGGTCCAAGTGTGGGTGGTCAACTCGGGTGACGACGTCACAGTCACAGTCAGGGACAACGGTCCCGGTGTTCCTTCCGGCTCCGCAGAGGATATTTTCCAACAAGGCTTCTCCACGAAAGAGCCTGGACCGGGCGATGCGCGGGGGTTTGGGTTGGCGTTGTCCCGGGTGATCTGCCGGCGCTCCGGGGGAGACTTGACGGTGGTCAACGACGACGGAGCCGTCTTCACGGCTCGATTCACGAAAGGGGCCTCCCAGCCATGA
- a CDS encoding two-component system response regulator (identified by match to protein family HMM PF00072), which translates to MVAKVHAGFIQRTPGFGVVGVAHTGAQALVETQRLQPDLVLLDIHLPDINGLELMHQLRDVAPDLDVLVISAAREVETVRKALRGGIVHYLIKPFSQSDLQERLEHYLSAYQGLDASKVEAEQSDVNKVFGLSASERTLPKGCSVETLGLVESALKTAPGDLSAAELAEQLGTSRVSARRYLEYLHDEGALEVRLKYGVGRPERRYVLKGR; encoded by the coding sequence ATGGTGGCCAAGGTCCACGCCGGATTCATCCAAAGGACCCCAGGCTTCGGAGTGGTGGGCGTGGCACACACGGGTGCGCAGGCCCTAGTTGAAACGCAAAGGCTCCAGCCCGACCTCGTGTTGCTGGACATCCATCTCCCGGACATCAACGGACTGGAGCTCATGCACCAGTTGCGTGATGTTGCACCGGACCTCGATGTCCTGGTGATCAGCGCTGCCCGCGAGGTGGAAACCGTCCGAAAGGCCTTGCGCGGCGGGATCGTCCATTACCTCATCAAACCCTTCTCCCAGTCTGACCTGCAGGAACGCCTGGAGCATTACCTCAGTGCCTACCAAGGCCTGGACGCTTCCAAGGTGGAGGCCGAGCAATCCGATGTGAACAAGGTCTTTGGGCTGTCTGCTTCCGAACGGACACTGCCCAAGGGTTGCAGCGTGGAAACCCTCGGACTGGTTGAATCAGCCCTGAAAACAGCGCCTGGGGATCTCTCCGCAGCGGAGCTGGCCGAGCAACTTGGCACGTCCCGTGTCAGCGCCCGCCGTTACCTGGAGTACCTCCACGACGAAGGGGCGCTGGAGGTCAGACTCAAGTACGGCGTCGGGCGTCCTGAAAGGCGATATGTGCTGAAGGGGCGGTAA